GTTCGTTAAATAGCGTTCTGCCCAACCCCGACCCTATTTTAAAGAAAATGGGTAAAGACATTCAAGTCTATAAAGAAATTAAAGCCGAAGCAGGGGTGAAGGGCTGTTTAAGAAGACGAAAAAGTGCGGTTAAGTCTAAGGCGTGGCGGATTGTGCAAGACAAAGCAACGCCAGAGACAACCGAACGCATCAATACTATTTTTAAAAATTTGCCCCTATCTCGGATTATTGGGGCAATGGCGGACGCATCGTTTTATGGTTATCAGCCGTGCGAAATTTCTTGGGCGTATCAGGACGGTGCGTGGTTGCCTGTTGATGTACAAGCCATGCCCCCTGATTGGTTCTTTTTTGACAGTGATAACCGCCTACGCTTTAAAGATAAGGACGCAGGGCAGGACGGCTTAATCGTGCCTGAACGCAAATATCTGTTGCCACGCCAAGACCCCACTTATGAAAATCCTTATGGCGAGCCTGATGCGTCTAGTGTGTTTTGGGCGACAGTATTTAAACAAGGCGGTCTGGACTTTTGGGTACGGTTTACCGAAAAATACGGTTCGCCGTGGGTCATTGGCAAATACGGCAAAAACTATGACATTGAACAACAGCAAATCCTATTGGATAATTTGTCGTCAATGGTACAAGATGCGGTGGCGGTTATCCCTGATAATTCCACGGTTGAGATTATGGAAGCAGGTGGCAAAAGTGCGTCCAGCGATGCCTTTGAAAAGTTTTTGATGTTTTGCCGTAGTGAAGTTAATATCGCCTTGCTCGGTCAAAACCAATCCACCGAAAGCGATGCCACACGAGCAAGCAGTACCGCAGGGGCAGAAGTGGCGTTTGAGATTGCCCTTGCTGACTGCGAGATGATTGCCGAGCAGTTGCAAACACTCATCAACTGGATTGTGGATTATAACTGGGGTGGGGTCGCCCCACAGTTTGAATTTTTTGAAGACAGTAACGGTGGGCTAGAACAAGCCCAGCGAGATGTGGCACTGACCCAAGCAGGGGCAAGGTTAAGCCGTCAATATTTTATGCGTGAATATGGTTTGCAAGACGGCGATATTACTGATGTGGGCGTAGGCATGGCAGAACAACAATCTTTTGCCGAAGCCAGTCCCAAACCCCAAAGCGATTTTGTGGGTAAAACAGCTGATGAATTGGCAACCCACGCCAATCCCTATCTTGACGAAATGGTGGGGCGATTAAAGAAAATTGTCAATCAAGCCCAATCTTTTGCCGAATTGCAGGACAATATCGTCAATGCGTTTGATGAGTTAAATGCGGACGAGCTTGTCAAGGTAATGGAAATTGCGATGACTTTGGCAGAACTCAAAGGGCGGAGTGAGATATGAAATTACATCTAATTTTAACCGCATATTTGTTATGCAATGCGTTTTGCTCAATCTATAGCGAGCCTGCTCATCATGCGTTGATGTATCTCTAAGGTGGTAAAATGACTAAAATCTCAGGACAACGTCTGCCCTTTCAAGAGCAAATTGACTTTTTACGACAAAAGGTGCGTATCCCCACTGAACGTTATGACGAGCTGACATCACAACAGCACGATAAAGCCTTTACAGTCGCAGGGGCAATGAAAGCCGACCTGCTTGCCGACCTACACAATGCCGTACAAAAGGCGGTGGCGGACGGTCAAGCATTCCACGAATTTCAAGCCCAGTTTGATGACATTTTGGCAAAAAAAGGTTGGCTGAACGACAAAGACAAAGATTATAAGGCGTGGCGAGCCAAAGTCATCTACGCCACCAATCTTAGAACCAGTCATATGGCAGGACGGTATAAACAGATGAGAGACCCCGATGTATTAAAATCTCGTCCGTATTGGCGATACAGACACAACACGGTGGAAAATCCTCGTCATCAGCATAAAGCGTGGGACGGCTTGGTGTTACCTGCTGATAGCCCTTTTTGGCAGATCAATTATCCACCAAACGGCTGGGGTTGCTGTTGTACGGTGGAAGCGATTAACGAGCGACAGCTTAGGGCAATGGGCAAAACCAAGCCTGATGAATTGCCCAGTAATTATGTTGATAATTTAGGACATAGTTTTGATGGGGTGGCAGGGGCGAGCTGGTTTCCTGATTTGAATAAATACCCCTATGAAGTTGCCAAATCCTTTGTGGCGGATAATATGAAAGACGGTGTGTTTTTGCGTTGGCTTGGCAGGATTGAAACTCAGCTTGACGAATACAAAAAAGACACGCCTGATTATGACAAACTACCCAAGCAAGAACGCATTGACGGCTTTCGTAAGTTGGATAATGGCGAACGCTTTCCTGTGGCGGTGCTAAGCCCAGAGCAAAAGGAAATGTTGGGGGTCAGCACGCAGGTCATTGTGTTTAATGAAAATGATGCCCTAAAACAAGCCATTAGCCGAGACGGTAACACAGGCTTTGAGCCAACTGCCTATTATTATGTGCAACACTTGCTTGCCAATGCGGTGCTGGTGGTGCGTGAATACGATAAAAATGCAGGGAAATATCGTCAGCAGACGACTTGGATTGAAGGGTTGAACGAAGATGGTAAACGCTATTTGGCAATTATTCACCAAACAGGCGACAATAAAGAAGTGTATCTAAAATCTTACCGATTAGATAACACAAAAGTAGAGAAACTAAAAAGTAAAGGTATGGTGCTATTTGAACGACCAGAACCTGAGTAAAAATATAGCCAGAAGGACACTACCCAATCCTTTACCTAAAAGGCACTACTTGCAAGACGGTAAAACCGCCACAGGGGTGCGGTAGAATTCAACCCACCTCAGCTGGCTATGTCCTACTGTATCACAACCACACGAAAAGGTCAAGCAAATGCTCTTACAATTTGAACTGACAACCCCCAATAATGGCTTGCCCCAAATCATTGATGTGTTGGACGGCGGTGGACAGCAAGCCCTACTTAAAGACATCGGCGAACATCTTACCAACACCACCACCGACCGCTTTCGTACTTCCACCGACCCCAATGGCAACCGCTGGCAAGCCAACAGCTCAGTTACGCTATGGCGTGGGCTTGGTGATGCCCATTTTAATAAAAACGGCACGGTCAATAAAAAGGGCAAAAACCGCTTTAATAGCAAAAAGCCCCTTGTCGGCTTTGGGCAAACAGGTGGCACACTAAGAGACAGCATTCACTATCAGCTTGGTAATGGCGAAGTATTTGTCGGCTCAAATCTCATCTATGCCCCCATGATGCACTTTGGTGGGGCAAAATCCCAATTTCCACATTTGTGGGGCAACATTCCTGCTCGTCCGTTTTTGGGCGTGTCGGTCGCCGATGAGGCTGAAATTACGGAGATTGTCAAAGACCATTTAAACCTATAACCAAAAAACCGTCAAAACGGGGGTTTTAAGCGTTTTAAAATGCCAAATGGTACATTTGCCCCACTTTATCCCAAAACACGCCAAAAAGGGCTTTATAAATGCGTGTAAATCTATCGGCACACCCAACTCATCACACGCATTTTAAACCCAATCAAACCCCACCAAAAAACTTTAAAACAAGTTAAAAGACCGCCCCAAAAATCTTTGTCATACTATGCCCAACTTTTTCACTAAGTTGGGTTTTTTATGAAAAAAATCAAAATCTTTAAAGCTGGCAAGCACACCAGTATGGAAGGCGACACCATTGATTATACACCTCAAATGCTTGCCGAGTGCGTTGCCAGTTACTCTGAAAACCTACACCAAGCTCCCCTTGTGCTAGGACACCCCAAGCACGATGACCCAGCGTATGGCTGGGTAGAAAAGCTGGAACTGGACAAAGACAATGTGCTTTGGGCGTATGTCAAAGATGTCAATGCGTCCTTTGCCGAAAGTGTTAATCAAGGCAAACACAATAAAGTTTCCGCTAGTTTCTACCTGCCCGACAGCCCCCAAAACCCCAAAAAAGGCACGCTCTATCTACGCCATATCGGATTTTTGGGCGGTCAAGTCCCTGCGGTTAAGGGGCTTGGCAGTGTTCAATTTGCGGAGAATGAAAATGGCACAGCGTCTTTTAGTGAGCCTTTGGAAGGTAAGGCGAACGATGATAAATCAGGCAAGATTGATTTTGCAGGTGCTTTATCATTCTTACAATCCTATCTTAAAGACAATCCTTCCCAAGCCGAGAGCGTATTATCACAGCTTAATCCACCAAAAGATGACGGCAAAAATGATGAAAAAAGCGAGCGTGAAAAAGCCCTTGAAAAAGAGCTTGCAGACTTACAAAAGAAAATTGCTGATGACAAAGCAAAAGAACAGGCAAGCCAAATTCAAGATTTTGCAGAAGGCTTGGTTAAGTCAGGGCAACTGCCCCCAAAGCTAAAATCGCAGGTGGTGGAAGTAATGACGGCTGGCACGGCTCACACGGCAAGTTTTTCAGAAGGTGGCGAGCAGTCTTTGACCGATGCGTTAAAAAAACTGTTTAGCGAGTTACCAAAAAATGCCAGTTTTGCTGAGTTAAACAAAGACAATCGTAGCACCGATAGCAAAGAAAGTCCGCTTATGCGTGATGCTAAACGCCGTGCAGAACAGGCAAAACCGTAAGCCAAATCTTAATTATAGGAGTTAATTATGGCAACTTATCACGAACCAATGTATCTGTCCGATGTGCTACTGGTTGAAGTGGCTCGGGGCTGGACAACCCAAAATGTCAAGGTCAAGACCGACACCGCCCTTGCCATTGGCACGGTGCTGTATCAAGTGTCAGGTCAAGAATACCTGACCGCAGAACCCACCGACTATAACGCTGTGGCTGGCGTGTTGGCGGATAATGTCGGTGCGTCTGATAGCGTGCAGACCAGTCTTGCGATTGTGCGTGGTGCGGTGGTTGCCACCGAAAATCTAGTTTTCCCTACTGATGCCAATGACGAACGCAAAAAGCAGTCAATCGGTGCGTTAAATAAACTGGGCATTGCCACGCAGGGCGAGATTTTGCCAATCACGCATGAAGATGATGAAGATAGCGTGTAGCAATCCCTAATCCATTTATCCAAAAGGAATATTTATGAGTACCATGAACTTATCAGACCTATTTACCCTTGCCGAGCTGACAAAGGCAATCAATACCCTACCTAAACCACCAACACTATTGGGCGACAGCAAGCTGTTTAAAGTGGAATCCACCAAGCATTTGTTTGTTGTGGTAGAAAACCAAAATGGCAAATTGGTCTTGGTAGAAAATACTTCTCGCAATGGCGAACCTACCAAAAAGGTACACGGCAAACGAGTCCGCCGTGTCTTTGAAATTCCCCACCTGCCAAAAGCAACCACGCTAATGCCTGACGATATTACTGTGGCAGGGTTTGGCGAAAGCTCTGAAAGTGATGAACAATCCAAAGTCATCAACAACAAACTGCAAGAGCTAAAAGACGACATCATCGCCACCCAAGAATACCACCGCATTGGGGCGATTAACGGTGTGATTTATGATGCGGACGGCACAACCGTCATTTATGACTTGTACAAAGAATTTGGTGTCAAACAACTCACTCAGTCGCTTGGGCTTGATGACCCCAATGCCGATGTACGGGGCAATATCATCAAAGCCAAGCGAAATGCCCAGAAAAAACTGGGCGGAGCGATTGTCAAAGACTGGAAATGCTATTGCTCTGCCGAGATGTTTGACAAGCTGACCGCCCACCCCAATGTCCAAAAAGCCTATGCCAACTATGCCGAAGCATCGGACAAATTAGGGGGCGATAAACGAGATGGCTTTGAGTTCGGTGGGGTCAAATTCATTGAGTACGAAGTGGAAGTGATGGGGACAAACGGTAAGCTCATTCGCTATATTAAAGAAGGTGTGGGGCGACTTGTACCTGTGGTGGACGGACTATTCAAAACCGTGTACGCCCCTGCAAATTACAACGAAACGGTGGGTACGCTGGGCAAAGAAATGTACGCCAAGATTGAGCCACGCAGTATGGGCAAAGGCTATGACATTGAAGCCCAGTCCAATCCATTGTCAATCTGTACTCAGCCCGATGCCTTGATTGAGCTGACAGCGTAAGGGGTTTGTATGTACTGCACCGTAGCACAGGTTAAGGGTTTAATCCCGAGCGATACGCTCGTTGCCCTAACCCAAGACGACCCAACCAAGCAAACCGTCAATAATGATGTGATTAAAAAGGCGATTGCCAACGCAGGAGAGCGTATCAATGCTCATTTGCGTGGGCGATACCCTTTGCCGTTGAGCCAAAAGTCGGATTTATTGGAAGGGATTGCATTGGACTTGGTGCGGTACGCCCTATATTTACGCCGTCCAGATGGGGGTGATTTGCCAAGTGCGGTAACGCAAGCCTACAAAACCGCCAACAGCGATTTGGAAAAGTTGCAAAATGGCGAGCTAAGTCTTGGCATTCAGGCAACACAAAAGCCACAACCCAATCAGGTGTGGTTAGTCAAAGTGCCTAAAAGACGATTTAATCAATAGGTGCAAAATGTCAAAAACCCAAGCCATTATTGATGATTATATTGCACGGCTTAAAGAGCATATCACAGATTTGGCAATCAGTGAAATGCCCGACAGCCCAAGCAGTTACGCCTTAAAGCACCCACAAGGCGAGATTTTGGTGCAGTACATTGGCAGTGAGTTTGCCGAGCCTGATTTGTCTGGTGGTAATTACCCCAATGCCCCACTACTTGACCGTCCGCAAAGACGGCGGATTAACATTCAATTAACCCTTGTCATTCGGTCGCTTAGGGGTGCAAAAAGCACCACCGCACGCCTTGATGACATTAGAAACGCCCTTAAAAAGTTTCGCCCTGCCGACTGTTTGACGCAAGTCTATTTTGTGGCAGAAAGTTTTATCAGCGAAACACAAGGTATCTGGCAATACGGCATTAAAACCGCCGTTGAACTTTGGGAGATTTAATATGAGCCAAACCAATGAAACCAAAGCAACTGAAATCACAGTAACGCTTTTAAAAACACATACACACGCAGGTCAGTCTTATCAAGCCAATGACAAATTAACTGTGTCAAAAACAACGGCTGATTGGCTGATTAAAAACGACATTGCCGAGCTTAAAGCTGATGATAAAGCCGAACCTGCCAAACCAAAATCCAAACCAACTGCTGATGAGCAACTTAAAACAGGAGTAGCAAATGACCCAAGTGCGTAAAGATTTTAGCCGACAAGGGGCGATTTATCTTGCCGAAACACTCGGAGATGGCAAGCGTGGCGATGCTCGCTGGATTGGTGATACTGGCACGGTATCGCTATCTATCAATGAAGAGCAAGAAGTGCGTAAAGAAAACCACACAGGTCAGCGAGCTACTTCGGTGGTGGTGCGAACAGGGCTTGAAATCTCCATTGAGATGAATATCCGCTATGCCGATGCCGAAAACCTAGCACTCGGACTACACGGCAAAACCAGCACGGTGGTGGGTGGTTCGGTTACAGACGAAGTGTTTCCCGAAACCAAAGCAGGTCGCACCATTATCCTAGACAAAGGCGGTATCTCCAACCTTGTCATTACTGACAATGGCGGTCAAACGCTCGACAAAGACACCCATTATCACATTCGCTCGGACAAGGGCGGTGTGATTGAAATCTTGGACTTGGCATCGTTCGCCCAGCCCTTAAAAGCCAACTACAACTACGGTGGTAGCCAAAAACTCGCCATTTTGACCCAAAAGCCCAAACCTGTCTATTTGATGATGGACAGTATCAATACGGTGGACAACAGCCGAGAACGCTTGCACCTGTACAAAGTGGAGTTTCAACCGCTTGCCAATCTTGGTTTGATTGACGAAAGTCTGGGCGAAATTACCTTGCAAGGCAAATGCTTGCTTGATAGTGTCTATCAGCTTGACCCTGAGCTTGGGGGCTATGGCAAGATTGAACTCTTAGATTGATAGCCCAACGCCAAAAGCGAATTCGAGTTCGCTTTTGGCACTTCAAGTCAAATCCGACAATTTGTCGTTTTTGACTTAAATTTAATCAAAAATCCCAATTTGGGATATTTACCCAAAAAAATGGAGCAATAAAATGGCAAAAACCCTAAGCCCTGATGAACTTGCCGAACTTGAACACCAAGAACAAGAACAGGCACAAAGCCAAGCCCAAAATGACGAGTTCGCCCAAGACCTGAGTATTTTATTTCCCAACCAGTCTCTACTGCTTGGTGGCAAAACCGTCAAACTCAAAGAATACGCCTTTGTAGAATGGCTTTCACTTCGCCAAACTTACGCCCCTTTTATTGCCAAATTTACCACGCTTATGACCGCCAATGATGATGTGCTGGTGGACGATGTGCTTGAATTTTTTGAAAATGAATTTGCCGATTTAAAGGGCTTATTGTTGGCAAGCATTGACGAGTCTGCCGACTTCTTGGACGGCTTGACCCTAACTGAAATGGAAAGTCTCATGCTTGGTTGGTGGCAGGTCAATAAGCATTTTTTTATGAAAAGCGTGGTGCGAGCCGTCCGAAAAAATCAAACACAAAGCCCGTCAGTTGGGGTGTGATTATCCAAACCCTTGTGGCAAATGGACACAATTTTGGGGCGATTGGTGGCTACACAGAGCGACAAATTGAGTTGTTTTATCACACCATTATCAAGCACCAAAACGCCCAAAAAGCCGACACCATTGAAGCGGTTAATCTTGGCTTTAATGGCGGTAAAGAAACCACGCAGTATCTAAAAGAATTGAGAAATGGGGCTTTTTAGCCCTATTTTTATAGGAAAATAATTATGGCAAATAACAACCTAGAACTGGCGTTACGCATTCGTGCTGATGGCGCCCAAGCGGTCAGTCAATTAAACAGCTTGCAAAGCAACATCACGCAAACAGGACAGGCGACCACCACCACCCAAAATCAATCCGCCCAAGCGACAAGCCAAACTACCCAAGCAATCAATCGCCAAGCCCAAGCCCTAGAAAATGCGTCTGACAGTCTTGATTTAAGCCAAGAAATACGCCAAACCCAAAGGCTTGGGCAAGCAATGGACGACACCGCCCAAGCAACCCAAAACACGGTCAATATCAACGAGCGAATGGAGCAATCCTTACGCTCGCTCACGCCCCATTTTATGAGTTTGATTGGTCTATCAGGTGGGCTTTTGACCGCCAGCCTAAACGCTCTTGAAAAGTCAGCACAGCTTAAAAATCTCTCCACCATTTCAGGCATGAATGTGGAGCAGTTTCAGTATTTTGCCGTTGGTGCAAAGTCGGTTGGCATTGAAATGGACAAATTGTCCGATATTTTCAAAGACACTCGGGATAAAGTGGGCGACTTTTTGACAACGGGCGGTGGCGAACTCCAAGACTTTTTTGAACAAATCGCCCCACAGGTGGGTGTAACCGCCGAGCAGTTTCGCCATCTAAGTGGTGCGGATGCATTACAGCTGTATGTAAACAGTTTAAGAGAAGCCAATGTCTCTGAGAATGAAATGATTTTCTATATGGAAAGCATTGCCGATGAAGCATCGGCACTTTTGCCCCTTTTGAATGAAGGGGGCGAAGGATTTAGACGCTATGGCGAACAAGCACAAAGAGCAGGAGCGATTTTAAGCCAAACAGCAGTCAATGATGCCCTAAAAGCCAAATCTGCCATTAGTGAATTTAGCAATGAAATGCAGGGTGTGGGCAATCGGATTGTGGTTAATCTGATTCCTGCTTTGCAATTTGTCAGCCAGCACCTTGACGCACTTGTTAAGGCAGGGATTGTGGTGGCAAGCGTATTTGCAGGGCGAATGACGGCGACTTTTGTTGCAACTACTGTTGAGATGATTAAATTGCAAGCCCAAACGATGATGACTGCCGTGGCTCAGGCACGGCTTGGCGAAGTGTCGTTATTGACCGCAACTCGGCTCAACGCCCTAACAATGGCATCACGAATGCTGACGGCAAGCGGTGGCTTGATTGGGCTTGGGGTGGCGGTGGCAAGCATTGTCGCTGGCTTTCTGCTCATGAAAAATCGTCAGACGATGTGGTAATAAGCCTTGATGACCAAAGAAAATCGGTGGCTGAGTTAAAAGCGGAATACAGTCAGCTTTCTGAAATCCAAAAACGGGTTAAATATGGCGAACAACTGGATAAAATCAATGAACTCACAAAGGCATACCACAAACAAGCCGATGCCCTAGAAGGGGTTATTTTGGACAGTAAGGGGTTTTATCGTGCCAGCATTGAGCAACAAGACCAGATATATGCTCTCGTTCAAGCCTATAAAAATGGCACGCTGTCAGCCGAACAACTTGCCAACGAAATGAATAAATTGGGCTTTGTCAGCGATGAGTTAAAGCGTAGAATTGATAAACAAGCCACCGCCACCCAGCTTGCCAAAAACGAGCTGGACAATGCCAATGATGTATTATCCGCCTATCAAGGTAAAACTATTTCAGCTACATCTGCCACCAACGGGCTGTCT
This Moraxella sp. K1664 DNA region includes the following protein-coding sequences:
- a CDS encoding phage minor head protein, translating into MTKISGQRLPFQEQIDFLRQKVRIPTERYDELTSQQHDKAFTVAGAMKADLLADLHNAVQKAVADGQAFHEFQAQFDDILAKKGWLNDKDKDYKAWRAKVIYATNLRTSHMAGRYKQMRDPDVLKSRPYWRYRHNTVENPRHQHKAWDGLVLPADSPFWQINYPPNGWGCCCTVEAINERQLRAMGKTKPDELPSNYVDNLGHSFDGVAGASWFPDLNKYPYEVAKSFVADNMKDGVFLRWLGRIETQLDEYKKDTPDYDKLPKQERIDGFRKLDNGERFPVAVLSPEQKEMLGVSTQVIVFNENDALKQAISRDGNTGFEPTAYYYVQHLLANAVLVVREYDKNAGKYRQQTTWIEGLNEDGKRYLAIIHQTGDNKEVYLKSYRLDNTKVEKLKSKGMVLFERPEPE
- a CDS encoding DUF1320 domain-containing protein, with the translated sequence MYCTVAQVKGLIPSDTLVALTQDDPTKQTVNNDVIKKAIANAGERINAHLRGRYPLPLSQKSDLLEGIALDLVRYALYLRRPDGGDLPSAVTQAYKTANSDLEKLQNGELSLGIQATQKPQPNQVWLVKVPKRRFNQ
- a CDS encoding DUF6631 family protein, yielding MAKTLSPDELAELEHQEQEQAQSQAQNDEFAQDLSILFPNQSLLLGGKTVKLKEYAFVEWLSLRQTYAPFIAKFTTLMTANDDVLVDDVLEFFENEFADLKGLLLASIDESADFLDGLTLTEMESLMLGWWQVNKHFFMKSVVRAVRKNQTQSPSVGV
- a CDS encoding DUF935 family protein; this translates as MNGLYIGNEFVSFSELKSSTPHLRQIASRGTVSGFSSLNSVLPNPDPILKKMGKDIQVYKEIKAEAGVKGCLRRRKSAVKSKAWRIVQDKATPETTERINTIFKNLPLSRIIGAMADASFYGYQPCEISWAYQDGAWLPVDVQAMPPDWFFFDSDNRLRFKDKDAGQDGLIVPERKYLLPRQDPTYENPYGEPDASSVFWATVFKQGGLDFWVRFTEKYGSPWVIGKYGKNYDIEQQQILLDNLSSMVQDAVAVIPDNSTVEIMEAGGKSASSDAFEKFLMFCRSEVNIALLGQNQSTESDATRASSTAGAEVAFEIALADCEMIAEQLQTLINWIVDYNWGGVAPQFEFFEDSNGGLEQAQRDVALTQAGARLSRQYFMREYGLQDGDITDVGVGMAEQQSFAEASPKPQSDFVGKTADELATHANPYLDEMVGRLKKIVNQAQSFAELQDNIVNAFDELNADELVKVMEIAMTLAELKGRSEI
- a CDS encoding head decoration protein yields the protein MATYHEPMYLSDVLLVEVARGWTTQNVKVKTDTALAIGTVLYQVSGQEYLTAEPTDYNAVAGVLADNVGASDSVQTSLAIVRGAVVATENLVFPTDANDERKKQSIGALNKLGIATQGEILPITHEDDEDSV
- a CDS encoding Gp37 family protein → MSKTQAIIDDYIARLKEHITDLAISEMPDSPSSYALKHPQGEILVQYIGSEFAEPDLSGGNYPNAPLLDRPQRRRINIQLTLVIRSLRGAKSTTARLDDIRNALKKFRPADCLTQVYFVAESFISETQGIWQYGIKTAVELWEI
- a CDS encoding phage virion morphogenesis protein, with protein sequence MLLQFELTTPNNGLPQIIDVLDGGGQQALLKDIGEHLTNTTTDRFRTSTDPNGNRWQANSSVTLWRGLGDAHFNKNGTVNKKGKNRFNSKKPLVGFGQTGGTLRDSIHYQLGNGEVFVGSNLIYAPMMHFGGAKSQFPHLWGNIPARPFLGVSVADEAEITEIVKDHLNL
- a CDS encoding major capsid protein, translating into MSTMNLSDLFTLAELTKAINTLPKPPTLLGDSKLFKVESTKHLFVVVENQNGKLVLVENTSRNGEPTKKVHGKRVRRVFEIPHLPKATTLMPDDITVAGFGESSESDEQSKVINNKLQELKDDIIATQEYHRIGAINGVIYDADGTTVIYDLYKEFGVKQLTQSLGLDDPNADVRGNIIKAKRNAQKKLGGAIVKDWKCYCSAEMFDKLTAHPNVQKAYANYAEASDKLGGDKRDGFEFGGVKFIEYEVEVMGTNGKLIRYIKEGVGRLVPVVDGLFKTVYAPANYNETVGTLGKEMYAKIEPRSMGKGYDIEAQSNPLSICTQPDALIELTA